From Corvus moneduloides isolate bCorMon1 chromosome 2, bCorMon1.pri, whole genome shotgun sequence, one genomic window encodes:
- the NRIP1 gene encoding nuclear receptor-interacting protein 1, with product MTHGEELGSEMHQDSVVLTYLEGLLMHQAAGGSGTAVDKKSTGHSGEDQNFKISGNLFPSCQSNGPVLNTSTYRGSGMLHLKKARLLQSSEDWNAAKRRRLSDSIVDLDGKKEALLAGMVENVPKGKQDSTLLASLLQSFSSRLQSVALSQQIRQSLKEQGYSLSHDSLQVEKDLRCYGVASSHLKTLLKKSKAKDQKLDNSLPDITKNLPKERFIESPHAVQSSPKVMNEPLSCAARLQAVASMVEKRSSPAASPKPSVACSQLALLLSSEAHLQQYSREHALKAQNANQIASERLAAMARLQESAQKDIGQFGLAKGMTSHLNGQAGSSPKTVTSKGNMAPFQSSVGIMHSPPKTMGYKSTVERSNLKTSPSNSLLLHLLKSQNTTKHLTGREQSERASLFEDSSTPTTVDEYSDNNPSFTEDSSDDESSHSNCLPIDLSFKQRTDKPDVGPPASLDNLTQSLLHNWDPKVSCPENKEEKDTPKASKLNPHQKVTLLQLLLGHKSEEQVDKSNDPQGPHSTADVAKFTVQTGKRTPVTDSPSANRMTPLSTPPLLASAKADSPINLSHQSLAVKRSSPPYACSIQPDRLMNPASKHLIDLSKSKEIQGAKLSRTDSPQNSSAFSASKLLQNLAQCGMQTSMSSEEQRASKQLLAGNMDKPVGLIDRLNSPLLTNKLSMHEENNKIFSCQPAPTEQGLPGSEIENLLERRTVLQLLLGTPSKGKSEKKERMLLRDESSQEQTDKALNEQILTVKIKTEPSEESNVPYNSNAQQVRECKGNKFQGFVHSLQRNTAASPASEELKTEPLSPQDFSFSKNGLLSRLLRQNQDNYPADDLDRSHRNNELTHLESKSLCTVPKKRKLHAEPLESPLKKMKSNVSDAANNHASPTEALYGPLLNQQELKFSRSDAEFKYAVSHGSNSETENRSWSRDSKGFNVLKQLLLSENCERDLSQHRNNILTEGKKKGNKTSATMNKPEFTISSVRSLMGSPVQQNNCVDHRTFQYPVAVKSPASSPFPEHLGSTVSRLEPDQFSMCSMPSEKGPIRWVITGMDKNDYEKDSPRLTKTNPILYYMLQKGGNPVSSQEAHDKEIWNEPSFTESSTHVTIKEELTSDAELKTPFNNLRSPYNSHMGSNTSHQHGGMNGEVHGLLEKVRTIKKEPE from the coding sequence ATGACTCATGGAGAAGAGCTTGGCTCTGAGATGCACCAGGATTCTGTTGTTCTAACTTACCTAGAGGGATTACTAATGCATCAAGCAGCAGGAGGCTCAGGTACTGCAGTTGACAAAAAGTCCACTGGGCATAGTGGGGAGGATCAAAACTTTAAGATTTCAGGAAATCTATTTCCCAGCTGTCAAAGTAATGGTCCAGTTCTTAACACAAGTACATATCGGGGATCTGGTATGCTGCACCTCAAAAAAGCAAGACTGTTGCAGTCTTCAGAAGACTGGAATGCAGCAAAGAGAAGGCGGTTGTCTGATTCCATTGTGGATTTAGatggaaaaaaggaagctttGTTGGCTGGCATGGTTGAAAATGTGCCTAAAGGCAAACAGGATAGCACATTACTTGCCTCTTTGCTTCAGTCGTTCAGCTCTAGGCTGCAGAGTGTTGCTCTGTCACAGCAGATTAGACAGAGTCTTAAGGAGCAAGGGTATTCCCTTAGCCATGATTCTTTACAAGTGGAGAAAGATTTAAGGTGCTATGGTGTTGCATCCAGTCACCTGAAGACTCTGCTgaagaagagcaaagcaaaagaTCAGAAGCTGGACAACAGCCTGCCTGACATAACTAAAAACCTGCCCAAAGAGAGGTTTATAGAATCTCCTCATGCGGTGCAGAGCAGCCCTAAGGTGATGAACGAGCCCCTGTCATGTGCTGCAAGATTACAAGCTGTTGCAAGCATGGTAGAGAAACGATCCAGTCCTGCTGCTTCGCCCAAGCCCAGCGTAGCGTGCAGCCAGCTGGCCTTGCTCCTTTCCAGTGAAGCCCACTTGCAGCAGTACTCCAGGGAACATGctttaaaagcacaaaatgcCAATCAGATTGCAAGCGAGAGACTTGCAGCAATGGCCAGATTACAAGAAAGTGCTCAGAAGGACATAGGCCAATTTGGTTTGGCAAAAGGAATGACAAGCCATCTCAATGGTCAAGCAGGATCATCCCCTAAAACAGTCACTAGCAAAGGCAACATGGCACCATTTCAGAGTTCAGTGGGAATCATGCATTCGCCTCCCAAAACCATGGGATACAAAAGTACTGTGGAAAGGAGTAACCTGAAAACGTCTCCCAGCAACAGTTTGCTCTTACATTTGCTGAAAAGCCAGAATACCACCAAGCACTTGACAGGGCGTGAGCAGAGTGAGAGAGCCAGCCTTTTTGAAGACAGCAGCACACCAACAACTGTTGATGAGTATTCAGACAACAATCCCAGTTTTACAGAAGACAGCAGTGATGATGAAAGCTCCCATTCTAACTGTCTTCCTATAGACCTATCCTTTAAACAGAGGACAGATAAACCAGATGTAGGTCCACCTGCATCACTGGATAACCTGACTCAGTCCTTGCTTCATAACTGGGATCCAAAAGTTTCCtgtccagagaacaaggaagagaaagacaCTCCGAAAGCTTCTAAGCTGAATCCCCACCAGAAAGTAACACTACTTCAGCTGTTACTCGGGCATAAGAGTGAAGAACAGGTAGACAAGAGTAATGACCCTCAGGGACCACACAGTACAGCTGATGTGGCAAAATTCACTGTACAGACTGGGAAAAGGACTCCTGTTACTGACAGTCCCAGTGCCAACCGCATGACTCCGTTAAGCACTCCACCTTTGCTGGCTTCTGCAAAAGCAGACTCTCCTATAAATCTCTCACACCAGTCCCTGGCTGTCAAGCGGAGCTCACCACCCTATGCCTGCAGCATCCAGCCGGACAGACTGATGAATCCCGCATCTAAACACTTGATAGACCTGtccaaaagcaaagaaattcaaGGAGCTAAGCTGAGCAGGACCGACAGTCCCCAGAACTCCTCGGCATTCAGTGCCAGCAAGCTGCTGCAGAACCTGGCTCAGTGTGGCATGCAGACTTCCATGTCGAGTGAGGAACAAAGAGCTAGCaaacagctgctggcagggaacatgGATAAACCTGTGGGCTTGATTGATAGATTGAACAGCCCTCTGCTTACGAATAAATTGAGTATGcatgaagaaaataacaaaatattcaGTTGTCAGCCTGCACCCACTGAACAAGGACTTCCAGGTTCGGAAATAGAAAATCTCCTTGAAAGGCGCACtgtccttcagctgcttctgggAACTCCCAGTAAAggtaaaagtgaaaagaaagagaggatgCTTTTAAGAGATGAAAGTTCTCAAGAACAGACAGACAAGGCTTTGAATGAGCAAATATTGAcggtgaaaataaaaactgaaccATCTGAAGAATCAAATGTTCCTTATAATTCAAATGCACAACAAGTAAGAGAATGCAAGGGTAACAAATTCCAAGGGTTTGTTCATTCactgcagagaaacacagctgcttctcctgcatCCGAGGAATTGAAAACTGAGCCTCTTTCACCTCaagatttctccttttccaaaaaTGGCCTGCTAAGTAGGTTGCTGAGACAGAATCAAGACAATTACCCTGCAGATGATCTGGACAGGAGTCACCGAAACAACGAGCTGACACACCTTGAATCCAAGAGTCTTTGCACGGTACCGAAGAAGAGGAAGCTTCATGCTGAGCCTTTGGAAAGCCCattaaaaaagatgaaaagtaaTGTGTCTGATGCTGCAAACAATCACGCTTCTCCTACTGAGGCACTGTATGGGCCTTTGCTTAACCAGCAAGAACTGAAATTCAGCAGAAGTGATGCTGAATTTAAATATGCTGTAAGTCATGGTTCAAATAGTGAAACTGAAAATAGGAGTTGGTCTAGAGATAGTAAAGGCTTTAATGTGTTGAAACAACTGCTTCTCTCAGAAAACTGTGAGAGAGATCTGTCACAGCATAGGAATAACATACTAACAGAGggcaagaaaaaaggaaacaaaaccagtgcAACAATGAATAAACCTGAATTCACCATTTCTTCTGTAAGATCATTGATGGGAAGCCCTGTGCAACAGAACAATTGTGTAGATCACAGAACATTTCAGTATCCTGTAGCAGTAAAAAGTCCTGCCAGCTCCCCCTTCCCTGAACATTTGGGGAGTACAGTGTCCAGACTCGAGCCCGACCAGTTTAGCATGTGTTCCATGCCCAGTGAGAAAGGGCCCATCAGATGGGTGATCACAGGCATGGACAAGAATGATTATGAGAAAGACTCTCCAAGACTGACCAAAACCAATCCAATATTGTACTACATGCTACAGAAAGGCGGCAACCCTGTCAGCAGCCAAGAAGCACATGACAAAGAAATTTGGAATGAACCTTCATTTACTGAGAGTTCAACTCATGTTACAATCAAAGAGGAGTTGACATCTGACGCAGAGCTTAAAACTCCTTTTAATAACTTAAGAAGCCCTTACAACAGCCATATGGGGAGTAACACCTCTCATCAGCATGGTGGTATGAATGGAGAAGTGCATGGACTTCTGGAAAAAGTGCGAACAATCAAAAAAGAGCCAGAATAA